In the Rhizobium sp. CB3090 genome, one interval contains:
- the rpmG gene encoding 50S ribosomal protein L33: protein MAKATTIKIKLLSTADTGFFYVTTKNSRTMTDKMTKTKYDPIAKKHVEFKETKIK, encoded by the coding sequence ATGGCCAAGGCTACCACCATCAAGATCAAGCTGCTGTCGACGGCCGACACCGGTTTCTTCTACGTCACGACGAAGAACAGCCGCACGATGACGGACAAGATGACGAAGACGAAGTACGACCCGATTGCTAAAAAGCACGTCGAATTCAAGGAAACGAAGATCAAGTAA
- a CDS encoding MFS transporter: MFEPTNGKAGHVEEIHWPSLVAAISSVSAVGIAIGLGLPLLSIILEKRGIPSSLIGLNTAMMGIAAMIAALITTKLAHRFGVVQTMIWAVVLSALSSLGFYYAESLLLWFPLRLIFHGSTTTLFILSEFWINAASPPSKRGFVLGLYSTVFSLGFAAGPLLFSLVGSEGLMPFLIGACIILAATIPIFIARNESPIVDEKPELHFIRYVFLVPTATAAVFVFGAVTVGGGSLFTSYATRLGFNESQAALLLTVMGVGNFVFQIPLGLLADHLRDKRPLLSIMAAIGLVGALLLPSLAWNWILLAVILLFWGGCVSGMYTVGLSHLGTRLTGADLVAANAAFVFCYAVGMVLGPPTIGTAMDLANPSGFAWAIAFFFGLYVLLSAIRLLFMGSRG; this comes from the coding sequence ATGTTTGAACCGACGAACGGCAAGGCCGGCCATGTCGAAGAAATTCACTGGCCTTCGCTCGTCGCCGCCATTTCGTCCGTTTCCGCTGTGGGCATCGCCATCGGCCTCGGCCTTCCGCTTCTCAGCATCATCCTCGAAAAACGCGGCATTCCCTCGAGCCTGATCGGGCTCAACACAGCAATGATGGGGATCGCCGCGATGATAGCGGCGCTGATCACCACGAAGCTCGCGCACCGATTCGGTGTCGTGCAGACCATGATCTGGGCTGTCGTACTCTCCGCGCTGAGTTCGCTTGGGTTCTATTATGCGGAAAGCCTGCTGCTCTGGTTTCCGCTGCGCCTGATCTTCCACGGGTCTACCACCACCCTCTTCATCCTGTCGGAATTCTGGATCAACGCCGCCTCCCCGCCCTCCAAGCGCGGCTTTGTGCTCGGCCTCTACTCCACGGTCTTCTCGCTCGGCTTCGCGGCCGGTCCCCTGCTTTTCTCGCTGGTCGGCAGCGAGGGGCTGATGCCCTTCCTCATCGGCGCCTGCATCATTCTGGCGGCAACGATCCCGATCTTCATCGCCCGCAACGAAAGCCCCATCGTCGACGAAAAGCCGGAGCTGCACTTCATCCGCTACGTCTTCCTGGTGCCTACGGCGACCGCCGCCGTTTTCGTGTTCGGTGCCGTGACCGTCGGCGGCGGATCGCTATTCACCAGCTATGCGACTCGGCTTGGTTTCAACGAATCACAGGCCGCATTGCTGCTGACCGTAATGGGCGTCGGCAACTTCGTCTTCCAGATCCCCCTGGGGCTGCTTGCCGACCACCTGCGCGACAAGCGGCCGCTGCTGTCGATCATGGCTGCCATCGGGCTGGTCGGCGCGCTTCTATTGCCCTCACTGGCCTGGAATTGGATACTTCTGGCGGTCATTCTGCTGTTCTGGGGCGGCTGCGTCTCCGGCATGTACACGGTCGGCCTTAGTCATCTCGGAACGCGGCTGACGGGCGCGGACCTTGTCGCAGCCAATGCCGCCTTCGTTTTCTGTTATGCAGTCGGCATGGTCCTCGGTCCGCCGACGATCGGTACTGCCATGGATTTGGCCAACCCCAGCGGTTTTGCCTGGGCAATCGCCTTTTTCTTTGGACTATATGTCCTGCTTTCGGCGATACGGCTTCTTTTCATGGGCAGCAGGGGTTGA
- a CDS encoding PleD family two-component system response regulator, with the protein MTARILVVDDVPANVKLLEARLLAEYFDVLTAEDGLRALAICESTQVDLVLLDIMMPGMDGFEVCERLKSDPRTSHIPVVMVTALDQPADRVRGLKAGADDFLTKPVNDLQLISRVKSLLRLKTLSDELRMRNETARNFGIDDLLRVGEGRADESGHVLLVDGRANSQERIIRALKPIAEVTVTSDPQGALLEAAEKPFELVVVNSNFDDHDPLRLCSQLRSLERTRFLPVLLVTEQGADEMIVRALDLGINDYIVRPLDPNELVARCLTQIRRKRYNDRLRASVQHTIELAVTDALTGLNNRRYLDNHLKILFNRSLTRGRPLSVLITDIDRFKQVNDTYGHDAGDEVLKEFAARIRSTVRGADLACRYGGEEFVVVMPDTPPEISAAVAERLRAAVETAPFTLREAGVALNVTASFGISSRLETVETPEQLMKQADRALYEAKHSGRNRVVAAAA; encoded by the coding sequence ATGACCGCGCGTATACTGGTTGTCGACGATGTTCCCGCAAACGTAAAGCTGCTCGAAGCAAGACTGCTGGCCGAATATTTCGACGTGCTGACGGCGGAGGATGGGTTGAGGGCGCTCGCCATCTGCGAGAGCACCCAGGTCGACCTCGTCCTGCTCGACATCATGATGCCCGGCATGGATGGGTTCGAGGTCTGCGAGCGGCTGAAGTCCGATCCGCGCACTTCGCATATTCCTGTGGTCATGGTCACGGCGCTGGATCAGCCGGCCGACCGTGTGCGCGGTCTGAAGGCTGGCGCCGACGATTTCCTGACTAAGCCGGTCAACGACCTGCAGCTCATTTCCCGGGTCAAAAGCCTGCTGCGCCTGAAGACGCTCAGCGACGAGCTGCGCATGCGCAACGAGACGGCGCGCAATTTCGGTATTGACGACCTCCTGCGCGTCGGCGAAGGCCGCGCCGACGAGAGCGGCCATGTGTTGCTGGTCGACGGTCGCGCCAATTCGCAAGAGCGTATCATTCGTGCTCTGAAGCCGATCGCCGAGGTGACGGTGACATCCGATCCGCAGGGCGCCTTGTTGGAGGCCGCGGAAAAGCCGTTTGAACTTGTCGTCGTCAATTCGAATTTCGATGATCACGATCCTCTGCGGCTTTGCTCGCAGCTCCGCTCCCTGGAGCGCACGCGGTTCCTGCCGGTGCTGCTGGTGACGGAGCAGGGGGCTGACGAGATGATCGTCCGGGCGCTCGATCTCGGCATCAACGACTATATTGTCCGCCCGCTCGATCCGAACGAACTGGTGGCCCGCTGCCTGACGCAGATTCGCCGCAAGCGCTATAACGACCGCCTGCGTGCCAGTGTGCAGCACACGATCGAGCTTGCCGTCACGGATGCGCTTACCGGGCTCAACAACAGGCGCTATCTCGACAATCACCTGAAAATCCTCTTCAACCGTTCGTTGACGCGCGGACGGCCGCTCTCGGTCTTGATTACCGATATCGACCGCTTCAAGCAGGTGAACGATACCTATGGCCATGACGCCGGCGATGAAGTGCTGAAGGAATTTGCCGCCCGTATTCGCTCCACTGTACGCGGCGCGGATCTCGCCTGCCGGTATGGCGGCGAGGAATTCGTCGTGGTCATGCCGGATACGCCCCCAGAGATTTCAGCCGCCGTTGCCGAGCGCCTGCGCGCTGCCGTAGAGACCGCGCCCTTCACGCTGCGAGAGGCAGGGGTTGCGCTCAATGTCACTGCCTCCTTCGGCATTTCGTCCCGTTTGGAGACGGTCGAAACACCCGAGCAGTTGATGAAGCAGGCCGATCGTGCCCTTTATGAAGCCAAACATTCCGGCCGCAACCGGGTTGTCGCGGCGGCGGCTTGA
- a CDS encoding response regulator: MPKQVMIVEDNELNMKLFRDLIEASGYTTIHTRNGMEALDLARKHRPDLILMDIQLPEVSGLEVTKWLKEDDDLHVIPVIAVTAFAMKGDEERIRQGGCEAYVSKPISVPKFIETIKTYLGDA; this comes from the coding sequence ATGCCTAAGCAGGTGATGATTGTAGAAGACAACGAGCTGAATATGAAGCTCTTTCGCGATCTTATCGAGGCGTCCGGTTACACCACGATCCACACGCGGAACGGCATGGAAGCGCTTGATCTCGCTCGTAAACATCGCCCCGACCTGATCCTCATGGACATCCAGCTTCCGGAAGTTTCCGGGCTGGAGGTGACGAAGTGGCTGAAAGAGGATGATGATCTGCACGTCATCCCGGTGATCGCGGTCACCGCCTTTGCGATGAAGGGCGATGAGGAGCGAATCCGCCAGGGCGGCTGCGAAGCCTATGTCTCCAAGCCGATCTCGGTTCCGAAATTCATCGAGACCATCAAGACTTATTTGGGCGACGCTTGA
- a CDS encoding DNA polymerase IV — protein sequence MTSAPDKVSGFCRDCLSEQSAERTRCRACGSPRLVYHRELYGLTLAHIDCDAFYASIEKRDNPDLADKPVIVGGGKRGVVSTACYIARIHGVRSAMPMFKALEACPQAVVIRPNMEKYVRVGREVRALMQELTPLVQPLSIDEAFLELEGTQRLHHDPPARILAKFAKRIESEIGITISVGLSYCKFLAKVASDLQKPRGFSVIGRQEALSFLEPRPVTTIWGVGKAFAATLESDGIRTIGQLQTMEEGDLMRRYGVIGQRLFRLSRGIDDRTVHPNDAAKSVSSETTFFDDISRHDDLVPILRDLSEKVSRRLKRSGIAGQTVVLKLKSADFKSRTRNRRLEDPTQLADRIFRTGLRLLEHETDGTKFRLIGIGVTDLCDAARADPPDLIDEQATRRAAAEAAMDKLREKFGNKTVETGYTFGGKRES from the coding sequence ATGACCAGCGCGCCCGACAAAGTTTCCGGTTTTTGCCGTGATTGCCTGAGCGAGCAATCGGCCGAGCGCACGCGTTGCCGGGCCTGCGGCAGTCCGCGCCTTGTCTATCACCGCGAACTTTATGGCCTGACGCTGGCCCATATCGATTGCGATGCCTTCTATGCCTCGATCGAGAAGCGCGACAATCCGGACTTGGCCGACAAGCCGGTCATCGTGGGCGGCGGCAAGCGCGGCGTCGTCTCCACCGCCTGCTATATCGCCCGCATTCACGGCGTCCGGTCGGCCATGCCAATGTTCAAGGCGCTGGAGGCCTGCCCGCAGGCGGTCGTCATCCGCCCGAACATGGAGAAATATGTCCGCGTCGGCCGCGAGGTACGTGCGCTCATGCAGGAGTTGACGCCGCTGGTGCAGCCGCTTTCGATCGACGAAGCCTTTCTGGAGCTCGAGGGCACGCAGCGCCTGCACCATGATCCGCCGGCCCGCATCCTGGCGAAATTCGCCAAGCGTATCGAAAGCGAGATCGGCATCACCATTTCGGTCGGCCTTTCCTATTGCAAGTTCCTCGCCAAGGTCGCTTCCGACCTGCAGAAGCCGCGCGGCTTTTCGGTCATCGGACGGCAGGAGGCACTATCGTTTCTGGAGCCGCGTCCGGTGACCACCATCTGGGGCGTCGGCAAGGCCTTTGCGGCGACGTTGGAAAGCGACGGCATCCGCACCATCGGCCAATTGCAGACCATGGAGGAAGGCGACCTGATGCGCCGCTATGGCGTCATCGGCCAGCGGCTCTTCCGCCTTTCGCGCGGCATCGACGATCGCACGGTGCATCCGAACGATGCGGCAAAAAGCGTATCGTCCGAGACGACCTTCTTCGACGACATTTCCCGCCATGACGATCTGGTGCCTATCCTGCGCGATCTCTCGGAAAAAGTATCGCGCCGGCTGAAGCGCAGCGGCATTGCCGGACAGACTGTCGTGTTGAAGCTGAAATCGGCCGATTTCAAAAGCCGTACCCGGAACCGTCGCCTGGAAGATCCAACCCAGCTCGCCGACCGCATTTTCCGCACCGGCCTGCGGTTGCTCGAACATGAAACCGACGGCACGAAATTCCGCCTGATCGGCATCGGCGTCACCGATCTCTGCGACGCCGCCCGCGCCGATCCGCCTGATCTCATCGACGAACAGGCGACGCGCCGCGCCGCGGCGGAAGCGGCGATGGACAAGCTCAGGGAAAAGTTCGGCAACAAGACGGTCGAAACTGGCTACACATTCGGCGGCAAACGCGAGAGCTGA
- a CDS encoding DUF3572 domain-containing protein: MQSNFKNSKVAAADPQETAIAVLGWLANEPDMFGRFLALTGVEPAQVRNAINEPAFLAGMLDFLMNHEPTLLAFCEASGIAPETVAAASAHFSPPGLSSGEY; the protein is encoded by the coding sequence ATGCAAAGTAACTTCAAGAACTCGAAGGTGGCGGCCGCCGATCCGCAGGAAACCGCAATTGCCGTACTTGGCTGGCTGGCCAATGAGCCGGATATGTTCGGCCGCTTCCTGGCCCTGACCGGTGTCGAACCGGCACAGGTGCGCAATGCCATCAACGAACCCGCTTTTCTTGCCGGCATGCTGGATTTTCTGATGAACCACGAGCCGACATTGCTTGCGTTCTGTGAGGCAAGCGGCATCGCGCCGGAAACGGTTGCCGCCGCCTCGGCGCACTTCTCGCCACCAGGTCTTTCCTCAGGGGAATATTGA
- the topA gene encoding type I DNA topoisomerase, whose translation MNVVVVESPAKAKTINKYLGPGYKVLASFGHVRDLPAKDGSVLPDQDFEMLWEVDGASQKRMKDIADAVKSSDGLILATDPDREGEAISWHVLDLLNKKRVINGKPVKRVVFNAITKKAVLDAMAEPRDIDVPLVDAYLARRALDYLVGFNLSPVLWRKLPGARSAGRVQSVALRLVCDRESEIERFISEEYWNLSAILKTPRGDEFEARLVAANGKRLQPRSIGNGEEAGKLKALLEGAAYVVETVEAKPVKRNPSPPFTTSTLQQAASSKLGFSASRTMQIAQKLYEGVDIGGETVGLITYMRTDGVQMAPEAIDAARRSIADQFGNRYLPEKARFYSTKAKNAQEAHEAIRPTDFDRSPDRVRKFLDADQIRLYDLIWKRGIASQMASAEIERTTVEILADNAGQKAGLRAVGSVIRFDGFIAAYTDQKEDGEQSDDADDEDGRLPEINVRENLAKQKINSTQHFTEPPPRYSEASLIKKMEELGIGRPSTYAATLATLRDRDYVTIDKRKLVPQAKGRLVTAFLESFFTKYVEYDFTADLEEKLDRISAGELNWKDVLRDFWRDFFAQIEDTKELRVTNVLDALNEALAPLVFPKREDGSDPRICQVCGTGNLSLKLGKYGAFIGCSNYPECNYTRQLSSEGGAEAEASGLNEPKALGADPVTGEELTLRSGRFGPYIQRGDGKEAKRASLPKGWKPEDIDYEKAMALISLPRDIGKHPESGKMISSGIGRYGPFLLHDGSYANLETVEDVFTVGLNRAVTVLAEKQSKAGGGGARGGTPAALKDLGQHPDGGAITVRDGKYGPYVNWGKVNATLPKGSDPQAITVEEALALIAAKAGKSGGTKAKAPAKAKTAAAATKTTKTAAKPKAKVAAKAPAAKAKTAKTTKKSAE comes from the coding sequence ATGAACGTTGTAGTGGTGGAATCGCCTGCCAAGGCCAAGACAATCAATAAGTATCTGGGACCCGGATATAAGGTTCTTGCTTCCTTCGGCCATGTGCGTGACCTGCCTGCCAAGGACGGTTCGGTCCTGCCCGATCAAGACTTCGAGATGCTCTGGGAAGTCGATGGCGCTTCGCAAAAGCGCATGAAGGACATCGCCGACGCAGTGAAATCCTCCGACGGCCTGATTCTTGCGACCGACCCGGATCGCGAAGGTGAAGCGATTTCCTGGCATGTGCTCGACCTGTTGAACAAGAAGCGCGTCATCAACGGCAAGCCCGTAAAGCGCGTCGTCTTCAACGCCATCACCAAGAAGGCGGTGCTCGACGCCATGGCGGAGCCGCGCGATATCGACGTGCCACTGGTCGACGCCTATCTTGCCCGCCGCGCCCTCGACTATCTCGTCGGCTTCAATCTCTCGCCGGTGCTGTGGCGCAAGCTGCCGGGCGCGCGTTCGGCCGGCCGCGTGCAGTCGGTGGCCTTGCGGCTCGTCTGCGACCGCGAGTCGGAGATCGAACGTTTCATCTCCGAAGAGTACTGGAACCTCTCGGCGATCCTGAAGACACCGCGCGGTGACGAATTCGAAGCGCGGCTCGTCGCCGCCAACGGCAAGCGCCTGCAGCCGCGTTCGATCGGCAATGGCGAAGAGGCCGGTAAGTTGAAGGCGCTTCTGGAAGGCGCGGCTTACGTCGTCGAGACGGTCGAGGCAAAGCCGGTCAAGCGCAATCCGAGCCCGCCTTTCACCACGTCCACCCTGCAGCAAGCCGCCTCCTCCAAGCTCGGCTTCTCGGCATCCCGCACGATGCAGATCGCCCAGAAGCTCTATGAAGGTGTCGATATCGGCGGTGAGACCGTCGGTCTCATCACCTATATGCGTACGGACGGCGTGCAGATGGCGCCCGAAGCGATCGACGCGGCGCGGCGCTCCATCGCCGATCAGTTCGGCAATCGCTATCTGCCGGAAAAGGCACGCTTCTATTCCACCAAGGCGAAGAACGCTCAAGAAGCGCACGAGGCGATCCGCCCGACCGATTTCGACCGCTCGCCGGATCGCGTCCGCAAATTCCTCGATGCCGATCAGATCAGGCTCTACGACCTCATCTGGAAGCGCGGCATTGCCAGCCAGATGGCCTCGGCCGAGATCGAGCGGACCACCGTCGAAATCCTCGCTGACAATGCCGGCCAGAAGGCCGGTCTGCGCGCTGTCGGTTCCGTCATCCGCTTCGACGGCTTCATTGCCGCCTACACCGACCAGAAGGAAGATGGCGAGCAGAGCGACGATGCCGACGACGAGGATGGCCGCCTGCCGGAGATCAATGTGCGCGAAAACCTCGCCAAGCAGAAGATCAATTCGACCCAGCATTTCACCGAGCCGCCGCCGCGCTATTCGGAAGCATCGCTGATCAAGAAGATGGAAGAACTCGGCATCGGCCGCCCGTCGACCTATGCGGCAACGCTGGCGACGCTGCGCGACCGCGACTATGTGACGATCGACAAGCGCAAGCTGGTGCCGCAGGCCAAGGGCCGGCTCGTCACCGCCTTCCTGGAAAGCTTCTTCACGAAATATGTCGAATACGACTTCACCGCCGACCTCGAAGAGAAGCTCGATCGCATCTCCGCCGGCGAATTGAACTGGAAGGACGTATTGCGCGACTTCTGGCGCGATTTCTTCGCCCAGATCGAGGACACGAAAGAACTGCGCGTCACCAATGTCCTTGACGCGCTGAACGAGGCGCTCGCGCCGCTGGTCTTCCCGAAGCGCGAAGACGGCAGCGATCCGCGTATCTGCCAGGTCTGCGGCACGGGCAATCTCTCGCTGAAGCTCGGCAAATACGGCGCCTTCATCGGCTGCTCAAACTATCCGGAATGCAACTACACGCGCCAGCTTTCCTCCGAAGGCGGCGCGGAGGCCGAAGCCAGCGGGCTGAACGAACCGAAGGCGCTCGGCGCCGATCCGGTAACCGGCGAAGAGCTGACCCTGCGCTCCGGCCGCTTCGGGCCCTATATCCAGCGCGGCGACGGAAAGGAAGCCAAGCGCGCTTCGCTGCCGAAGGGCTGGAAGCCCGAGGATATCGACTATGAAAAGGCCATGGCGTTGATCTCGCTTCCGCGCGATATTGGCAAACATCCAGAAAGCGGCAAGATGATCTCGTCCGGCATCGGCCGCTACGGGCCGTTCCTGCTGCATGACGGCAGCTATGCCAATCTCGAGACGGTCGAGGATGTTTTCACCGTCGGCCTCAACCGTGCCGTGACTGTTCTCGCTGAGAAACAGAGCAAGGCCGGCGGTGGCGGAGCCCGCGGCGGCACGCCAGCGGCGCTGAAGGATCTCGGGCAGCACCCGGATGGCGGTGCGATCACGGTTCGCGACGGCAAATATGGACCATATGTGAACTGGGGCAAGGTCAATGCGACCCTGCCGAAAGGCAGCGATCCGCAGGCGATCACGGTTGAAGAAGCGTTGGCGCTGATCGCGGCGAAAGCCGGCAAGTCCGGCGGCACGAAGGCCAAAGCGCCGGCCAAGGCTAAGACCGCGGCTGCCGCCACCAAGACGACCAAGACTGCCGCCAAACCGAAGGCAAAGGTGGCTGCAAAGGCCCCTGCCGCCAAGGCGAAGACGGCCAAGACAACGAAGAAGAGCGCAGAGTGA
- a CDS encoding GNAT family N-acetyltransferase, translated as MLEELKAVPLTADRWGDFETLFGPSGACYGCWCTHFRVPTSDRKTMDGGAKKEFMQARVAAGPPPGLLGYIGGRPVAWTQVGPRSELPQWNSPKTVSRPLDLGDAEDSSVWAVSCFFMNSRDRGKGYSHRMLSEAVNFAKASGARILEGCPIERTKQSKSVGLYVGSLNIFEAAGFSEVAKRKDGRPLMRLVL; from the coding sequence ATGTTGGAGGAATTGAAAGCCGTGCCTTTGACGGCGGATCGCTGGGGCGATTTCGAAACGCTCTTCGGGCCAAGTGGTGCCTGTTATGGCTGCTGGTGCACCCATTTCCGCGTTCCGACATCCGACCGCAAAACGATGGATGGCGGAGCGAAGAAAGAATTCATGCAAGCCCGCGTCGCCGCAGGTCCGCCGCCCGGCCTTCTCGGCTATATCGGTGGGCGCCCCGTCGCCTGGACGCAAGTCGGACCGCGATCGGAACTGCCGCAATGGAATTCTCCGAAAACCGTATCGCGGCCGCTCGATCTCGGCGACGCCGAAGACAGCTCGGTCTGGGCCGTCAGTTGCTTTTTCATGAATTCGCGTGATCGCGGCAAGGGATACAGCCATCGCATGCTGTCGGAGGCGGTGAATTTCGCCAAGGCTTCCGGTGCGCGCATTCTCGAGGGCTGTCCGATCGAACGGACGAAACAATCAAAATCCGTCGGCCTCTATGTCGGCTCGCTCAACATATTCGAGGCGGCCGGATTTTCTGAGGTCGCGAAACGAAAGGACGGGCGCCCCCTGATGCGCCTTGTCCTCTGA
- the rnr gene encoding ribonuclease R gives MSRKPRGRISSSEQRPGKAGRAAKSSGDQEPMMAIVHGVLPPREVLLRFIADHPQQASKREIAKAFGLKGESRVELKTLLRELEEDGMVQKSRKSLIRPGALPPIAVLDITTRDKDGGLIGRPTEWPEEDGVAPAVMIKQSSSPAGRNGKGKAPVAGMGDRILAKIFPAVDRGGPAYTARIIRVIDKRLAATMGVFRETPGGGGRLMPIERRGEEMVIDPDYTGDAKDGDLVEVEVARLGRFGLPRAKVLSVVGSVASEKAISMIAIHAHGIPHVFPAAAIAEADAAKPATMSHREDWRSLPLITIDPADAKDHDDAVYAEMDPSPDNPGGVIVTVAIADVSWYIRPGSALDREALKRGNSVYFPDRVVPMLPERISNDLCSLKEGVDRPALAVRMIFSKEGRKAGHAFHRIMMKSAAKLSYQQAQAAIDGKPDDKTGPMLEPILKPLWHAYEVMKRGRDRRQPLELDMPERKILLKPDGTVDRVFVPARLDAHKLIEEMMIQANVAAAETLEKKRQVLIYRIHDGPTLAKQEVLREFLATLGISLVKGGNVRANSFNGILAKAEGTAHQTMVNEMVLRSQSQAIYSPDNIGHFGLNLMKYAHFTSPIRRYADLIVHRALVGSLGFGEGGITPDEEATLDDIAAEISTFERRAMAAERETVDRLIAHHLAGRIGEEFEARVGGVTKSGLFVTLPDYGADGFIPISTLGSDYFIYDEAHQALTGEKTGLGFRLGDSVTVRLAEAIPLAGALRFEMLSDGRAMPTAVRSFHKATRRNKTPARKAPGTRPPRGRR, from the coding sequence GTGAGCAGAAAACCGCGCGGCAGGATTTCATCGTCGGAGCAACGCCCCGGCAAGGCCGGGCGTGCGGCAAAAAGCAGCGGTGACCAGGAACCGATGATGGCGATCGTGCACGGTGTCCTGCCGCCGCGCGAAGTCCTCTTGCGCTTCATCGCCGATCACCCGCAGCAGGCTTCCAAGCGTGAGATTGCCAAGGCCTTCGGATTGAAGGGCGAGAGCCGTGTCGAGCTCAAGACTCTCCTGCGCGAGCTTGAAGAAGACGGCATGGTGCAGAAGAGCCGCAAGTCGCTCATCCGCCCTGGAGCGCTGCCGCCGATCGCCGTCCTCGACATCACCACGCGCGACAAGGACGGCGGGCTGATCGGCCGCCCGACCGAATGGCCGGAGGAAGACGGCGTGGCGCCGGCCGTGATGATCAAGCAGTCCTCTTCTCCTGCCGGCCGTAACGGCAAGGGCAAGGCTCCGGTCGCCGGCATGGGCGACCGCATCCTCGCCAAGATCTTTCCGGCTGTCGATCGCGGCGGCCCGGCCTATACCGCGCGCATCATCAGGGTCATCGACAAGCGCCTGGCCGCGACCATGGGCGTCTTTCGAGAGACGCCGGGCGGTGGAGGACGGCTGATGCCGATCGAGCGACGCGGCGAGGAAATGGTTATCGATCCAGATTATACCGGCGATGCCAAGGACGGCGATCTGGTCGAGGTCGAGGTGGCCCGTCTCGGCCGTTTCGGCTTGCCGCGCGCCAAGGTGCTGTCGGTCGTCGGCTCCGTGGCTTCCGAAAAGGCGATCTCGATGATCGCCATCCATGCACATGGCATTCCGCATGTCTTCCCGGCCGCGGCAATCGCCGAGGCGGACGCTGCCAAGCCCGCCACCATGTCGCATCGCGAAGATTGGCGCAGCCTGCCGCTGATCACCATCGATCCGGCCGACGCCAAAGACCATGACGATGCGGTCTATGCGGAAATGGACCCCTCGCCCGACAATCCCGGCGGTGTGATCGTCACTGTCGCCATCGCCGATGTCTCCTGGTATATCCGCCCAGGCTCGGCGCTGGATCGAGAGGCGCTGAAGCGTGGCAATTCCGTCTACTTCCCGGATCGCGTCGTGCCGATGCTCCCCGAGCGCATCTCCAACGATCTCTGCTCCCTCAAGGAAGGTGTTGACCGCCCTGCCCTTGCCGTGCGGATGATCTTTTCCAAAGAAGGCCGCAAGGCGGGCCATGCCTTCCATCGCATCATGATGAAGAGTGCCGCCAAGCTCTCCTATCAACAGGCGCAGGCTGCGATCGACGGCAAGCCGGATGACAAGACGGGACCGATGCTGGAGCCGATCCTGAAGCCGCTCTGGCATGCCTATGAAGTCATGAAGCGCGGCCGCGACCGGCGCCAGCCGCTCGAGCTCGACATGCCTGAACGCAAGATCCTGCTGAAGCCGGATGGCACGGTCGACCGCGTCTTCGTGCCAGCACGCCTCGATGCCCACAAACTCATCGAAGAAATGATGATCCAGGCGAATGTCGCGGCCGCCGAAACACTGGAAAAGAAACGGCAAGTACTGATCTATCGCATCCATGACGGGCCGACGCTTGCCAAGCAGGAAGTGCTGCGCGAATTCCTCGCGACGCTCGGCATCTCGCTCGTCAAGGGCGGCAATGTCCGCGCCAACAGCTTCAACGGCATCCTGGCAAAGGCCGAGGGCACGGCGCATCAGACCATGGTCAATGAGATGGTCCTGCGCTCGCAAAGCCAGGCGATCTACAGCCCCGACAATATCGGGCATTTCGGCCTGAACCTGATGAAATACGCGCATTTCACCTCGCCGATCCGCCGCTATGCGGATTTGATCGTGCATCGCGCGCTCGTCGGCTCGCTCGGCTTCGGCGAAGGCGGCATCACGCCGGACGAGGAAGCAACGCTCGACGATATCGCTGCCGAAATTTCCACTTTCGAGCGCCGGGCCATGGCTGCCGAACGCGAGACAGTCGACCGGCTCATCGCGCATCATCTTGCCGGGCGCATCGGCGAGGAATTCGAAGCCCGCGTCGGCGGTGTCACCAAATCGGGACTTTTTGTCACCCTGCCTGACTATGGCGCCGACGGCTTCATCCCTATATCAACGCTCGGCTCCGACTATTTCATCTATGACGAGGCCCATCAGGCGCTGACGGGTGAAAAGACGGGGCTCGGCTTTCGTCTCGGCGACAGCGTCACGGTGCGTCTTGCGGAAGCGATCCCGCTTGCCGGCGCCCTGCGCTTCGAAATGTTGAGCGACGGCCGCGCCATGCCCACGGCGGTGCGCTCCTTCCACAAGGCGACGCGACGCAACAAGACTCCGGCGCGCAAAGCGCCGGGAACAAGACCGCCGCGCGGACGCCGATAA
- a CDS encoding DUF983 domain-containing protein codes for MTSSPSDPMIRFGGPDEAERSLGRSIARGLLNRCPRCGTGNLFKAFLKPVDRCAVCDEELFHQRADDLPPYLVVLLLGHVMVGGYMMTDLAFHLPIWAHLAIWAPITVITALAAIQPIKGGVIGLQWALRMHGFGGHDDSPEEWDRGNGPS; via the coding sequence ATGACGAGCAGCCCGTCCGATCCAATGATCCGCTTTGGCGGCCCCGACGAGGCCGAGCGCTCGCTCGGACGTTCGATTGCCCGCGGTTTGCTGAACCGCTGTCCGCGCTGTGGCACGGGAAATCTCTTCAAGGCCTTCTTGAAACCGGTCGACCGTTGCGCTGTCTGCGACGAGGAGCTGTTCCATCAGCGCGCCGACGACCTGCCGCCCTATCTGGTGGTCCTTCTGCTCGGCCATGTCATGGTCGGCGGCTACATGATGACGGATTTGGCCTTTCATCTGCCGATCTGGGCGCATCTTGCGATCTGGGCGCCGATTACGGTGATAACGGCGTTGGCCGCAATCCAACCGATCAAGGGCGGCGTCATCGGCCTGCAATGGGCGCTGCGGATGCATGGCTTCGGCGGCCATGACGACAGTCCCGAAGAATGGGATCGGGGAAACGGCCCATCGTGA